A genomic window from Phoenix dactylifera cultivar Barhee BC4 unplaced genomic scaffold, palm_55x_up_171113_PBpolish2nd_filt_p 000007F, whole genome shotgun sequence includes:
- the LOC103704514 gene encoding uncharacterized protein LOC103704514: protein MGFREGNKVEVMRRNEDRYCSWIPAKISSIHGDKYSVRYDLFLTAKGKPVVESVHKEDVRPCPPPVHGKERWIVGDVAEVFDLHSWRVGKVAKVLNSNNVVIRLFGSIQLREFHVSSLRVRQAWHNNQWVVIGKVSGKKQFINGYNCSSSKYNIDLGCEAHGGISEDACAGQRYEQEDDHFRSFSPARTGKKNLNSHCILLPDVVVQGTGRKRKANPKVDGSYQLTTRPLPRKVDAVPLSKDMMDENCQHLSTKGRIIKISEMVVSKETNNHAMHPSSIPLQIIEENNACSVASCSGNNLPEYTNENTRKYPRDIASSFFDDAMSSCPSEAEKKYRCVSEDELAANIHELELHAYQSTVKAFYALGPLSWEQESLLTNLRLSLHISNEEHLHQLRHLLSA from the exons ATGGGGTTCAGAGAAGGGAACAAGGTGGAGGTTATGAGAAGAAATGAGGATCGTTATTGCTCTTGGATTCCTGCTAAAATTTCTTCAATACATGGAGATAAATACAGCGTCAGATATGACCTATTTCTGACAGCCAAAGGAAAGCCAGTAGTAGAAAGTGTGCACAAGGAAGATGTTAGGCCTTGTCCACCTCCTGTTCATGGAAAGGAGAGATGGATTGTTGGTGATGTAGCCGAGGTGTTCGACCTCCATTCATGGAGGGTTGGAAAGGTTGCAAAAGTTCTGAACAGCAATAATGTTGTCATCAGACTCTTTGGCTCAATCCAGCTTAGAGAATTTCATGTCTCTAGTCTAAGGGTTCGACAAGCTTGGCATAACAATCAGTGGGTCGTGATTGGAAAG GTTAGTGGAAAGAAGCAATTTATCAATGGCTACAACTGTTCTAGCTCCAAATATAACATAGACTTAGGTTGTGAAGCACATGGAGGTATATCTGAAGATGCTTGCGCTGGACAGAGATATGAGCAAGAAGATGATCATTTTCGCTCTTTTTCTCCTGCAAGAACTGGAAAGAAGAATCTCAATTCCCACTGTATCTTATTACCAGATGTTGTGGTTCAAGGTAcaggaaggaaaaggaaagcaaACCCAAAAGTGGATGGATCTTATCAGCTAACTACAAGACCACTGCCTAGAAAGGTAGATGCTGTTCCTTTATCAAAAGATATGATGGATGAGAATTGCCAGCATTTATCCACTAAAGGCAGAATAATTAAAATTTCTGAGATGGTTGTTAGTAAGGAGACCAATAATCATGCTATGCATCCATCTTCCATACCTTTGCAAATTATTGAAGAGAATAATGCATGCTCCGTTGCTAGTTGTAGTGGTAACAACTTACCAGAATATACTAATGAGAATACGAGAAAATATCCTAGAGATATTGCCAGTAGCTTTTTTGATGATGCCATGTCTTCATGTCCATCTGAGGCTGAGAAAAAGTACCGATGTGTTTCTGAAGATGAATTAGCTGCCAACATCCATGAATTAGAACTACATGCATACCAATCTACTGTGAAGGCTTTTTATGCTTTGGGTCCTTTAAGCTGGGAGCAGGAATCACTTTTAACAAATCTTCGTCTCTCTCTTCATATTTCAAATGAAGAACATTTACATCAATTGAGGCACCTGTTATCTGCTTAA